In Papaver somniferum cultivar HN1 chromosome 1, ASM357369v1, whole genome shotgun sequence, a genomic segment contains:
- the LOC113279983 gene encoding putative transcription elongation factor SPT5 homolog 1 isoform X37 yields MKMSNKTLAQHRHDEDDSDEDEDEEGEFDVAEYERRGFSKSSAGGDSSHKLRRLDSLYDSSADEYDSEDEDEDEDEEREEDEMYSSSGRKRKRHSSNPFIDDQAIVATDDEDDDYERGEVDRDFIEPDENIPEEHEATRMQHRRMLPQEDEEVDVDEFERRIRQRYSSQSYLEEGIDEISDVEQQALLPSIKDPKLWMVKCAMGREREAAVCLMQKRIDRGHREMQIRSVISPHYLKNYIYVEADKSAHVIEACKGLRILNTTKVMLVPIKEMTDVLLIEGNPIDTAKDMWVRLRIGIYKGALAKVVNVSDVRRKVMVKLIPRVDLQAIADKLEGRKVSKKAYIPSPRLMKIDEARNLNIPVDYRTGRSTNIQFCVIDGKMFKDGFLYKTVSMRSIDYQNIQPTFSELEKFCETGHGVVGSMSTSPRNRKKSHFMKGDAVIVVKGDLKNLMGWVEKVEEDNVHIRPKVKGLCTTVAVNEKYVCKSFKPGDHVKVVFGAHKGVTGMVIKVNSNVLIILSDATKEDIRVFAEHAVDSSEVTTGVTKVGDYELHDLVMLDNTCFGVIIRLESQTLQILLGDPDRPDVARVKMREIKYKIQRRNTALDQSNNTVSVKDVVKILMGPCKGKQGPVEHIFRGTLFINDRHHMEHSGFICVRAQSCIVMGGSPAKVSLSSRFGSSTDAARIAPSPRRFPSGGPPFDSGGRQKSGQRGHDSFVGSTIKIRIGHYKGCRGRVVSVKGQSVRVELESQMKTVLVNRDEISAIPDVSTSLSEPPQHGIGSETPIHRAQTPTHSYATPTRNEGGTPRHSGTWTPLRDQAWNPEATTTPSGEKWEDGNPGSWGTIPPTQTTPLGRSNKAPSAGSDWGNWGDGDCGSRGTVPPAQAPPLSRSNEAPGTGSGWGNWGNGNPGSRGTVPPAQQAPPLSRSNEAPSTSSGLGNWGDGNRGSKGSSPQCGQGTPRAHSNEAPALAQSTGSGWGGKKKLGRWKCFHPCL; encoded by the exons ATGAAAATGTCAAATAAAACCCTAGCTCAGCATCGCCATGACGAAGATGATAGTGAtgaagacgaagacgaagaaggagAGTTTGATGTTGCTGAGTATGAGAGAAGAGGTTTTAGTAAAAGTAGTGCTGGTGGTGATTCCAGTCACAAACTAAGGAGATTAGATTCTCTATATGATAGTAGTGCAGATGAATATGATAGTGaggatgaagacgaagatgaagacgaagagaGAGAGGAAGATGAAATGTATTCCTCCTCTGGTAGAAAGCGGAAGAGACATAGTTCTAATCCTTTTATTGATGATCAAGCTATTGTTGctactgatgatgaagatgatgattatgaaAGAGGAGAAGTTGATCGTG ATTTCATAGAGCCTGATGAAAACATACCGGAAGAACATGAGGCCACAAGGATGCAACATCGTCGTATGTTACCTCAAGAGGATGAAGAAGTAGATGTTGATGAATTTGAGAGAAGAATTCGCCAACGGTATTCCAGTCAATCCTACTTAGAAGAAGGTATTGATGAAATTAGTGACGTTGAGCAGCAAGCTCTTTTGCCATCAATTAAGGATCCAAAGTTGTGGATGGTGAAATGCGCA ATGGGTCGTGAGCGAGAGGCAGCTGTTTGCCTTATGCAGAAACGTATTGATCGAGGTCATCGTGAAATGCAGATAAGATCTGTCATCTCTCCTCATTATCTTAAGAACTATATTTACGTTGAGGCTGATAAGTCAGCCCATGTGATAGAG GCTTGCAAAGGTCTCAGGATCTTAAATACTACAAAAGTAATGCTTGTTCCGATAAAAGAAATGACAGATGTGCTTTTAATAGAAGGCAATCCCATAGATACTGCAAAGGATATGTGGGTGCGACTGAGGATCGGGATATATAAAGGGGCTCTTGCAAAA GTTGTTAATGTGTCTGATGTACGACGAAAGGTTATGGTTAAGCTAATCCCACGGGTTGATTTGCAAGCCATTGCTGATAAACTG GAAGGTAGGAAAGTCTCGAAAAAGGCATATATACCCTCTCCACGCCTCATGAAAATAGATGAAGCAAG GAACCTTAATATACCAGTCGACTATAGAACGGGACGAAGCACTAATATTCAATTCTGTGTAATTGATGGAAAGATGTTTAAAgacggtttcctatataaaactgTATCAATGAGATCAATAGATTATCAAAACATTCAACCAACCTTTAGTGAGCTTGAGAAATTTTGTGAGACTGGGCATGGAGTTGTGGGTAGTATGTCCACTTCACCTAGAAACAGGAAAAAAAGCCACTTTATGAAGGGTGATGCTGTCATTGTTGTTAAAGGAGATCTCAAAAATCTGATGGGATGGGTTGAAAAAGTTGAGGAAGATAACGTCCATATTAGGCCAAAAGTGAAGGGCCTGTGT ACAACAGTTGCTGTGAATGAAAAATATGTTTGCAAATCCTTCAAGCCCGGGGATCATGTGAAGGTTGTCTTTGGTGCTCACAAGGGTGTAACCGGTATGGTTATTAAGGTTAACAGTAATGTACTCATCATTCTATCTGACGCAACTAAAGAAGAC ATCCGTGTCTTTGCTGAACATGCTGTGGACAGCTCTGAAGTAACTACTGGGGTTACCAAAGTTGGGGATTATGAGTTGCATGACCTTGTCATGCTTGA TAACACGTGCTTTGGAGTAATAATACGTTTAGAGAGTCAAACACTCCAGATACTGCTGGGAGATCCAGATAGACCTGATGTTGCACGAGTGAAGATGAGGGAGATCAAATACAAGATTCAGAGGAGGAATACTGCTCTAGATCAATCGAACAATACTGTGTCTGTGAAAGATGTTGTGAAGATTCTAATGGGCCCTTGCAAA GGAAAACAAGGTCCTGTAGAACACATATTTAGAGGAACATTGTTCATAAATGACCGCCATCACATGGAGCATTCTGGTTTTATCTGTGTGAGAGCACAATCTTGTATAGTGATGGGTGGCTCACCTGCCAAG GTTTCCCTGTCCTCGAGATTTGGAAGTTCTACAGATGCAGCTCGCATCGCCCCTTcaccaagaagatttcctagtgGAGGACCTCCATTTGACT CTGGAGGAAGACAGAAGAGTGGACAGCGAGGGCATGATTCTTTTGTTGGTAGTACCATAAAAATTCGTATTGGTCACTATAAGGGATGTCGCGGTCGTGTTGTAAGTGTTAAGGGCCAATCAGTTCGAGTTGAACTGGAATCTCAAATGAAAACTGTACTAG TTAACCGTGACGAGATATCTGCTATCCCAGATGTTTCTACTTCATTAAG TGAACCACCTCAACATGGTATAGGAAGTGAGACACCTATACATCGCGCACAAACTCCGACACACTCATATGCCACTCCTACGAGAAATGAAGGAG GAACACCAAGACATAGTGGTACCTGGACTCCCCTGCGTGATCAAGCTTGGAATCCTGAAGCTACCACAACTCCATCCGG ggaaaaatggGAAGATGGAAATCCTGGCTCGTGGGGAACCATTCCACCAACTCAA ACAACTCCTCTTGGACGTTCAAATAAAGCACCAAGTGCAGGTTCTGATTGGGGCAACTGGGGAGATGGAGATTGTGGCTCGCGGGGAACTGTTCCACCAGCTCAA GCACCCCCTCTTTCACGTTCAAATGAAGCACCAGGCACAGGTTCCGGTTGGGGCAACTGGGGAAATGGAAATCCTGGCTCGCGGGGAACCGTTCCACCAGCTCAA CAGGCACCTCCTCTTTCACGTTCAAATGAAGCACCAAGCACAAGTTCCGGTTTGGGCAACTGGGGAGATGGGAACCGTGGCTCGAAGGGAAGCAGTCCACAATGCGGC CAGGGAACTCCTCGAGCGCATTCAAATGAAGCACCAGCACTAGCACAGAGCACAGGTTCAGGCTGGGGAGGTAAAAAAAAGTTGGGAAGATGGAAATGTTTCCACCCATGTTTGTGA
- the LOC113279983 gene encoding putative transcription elongation factor SPT5 homolog 1 isoform X28: MKMSNKTLAQHRHDEDDSDEDEDEEGEFDVAEYERRGFSKSSAGGDSSHKLRRLDSLYDSSADEYDSEDEDEDEDEEREEDEMYSSSGRKRKRHSSNPFIDDQAIVATDDEDDDYERGEVDRDFIEPDENIPEEHEATRMQHRRMLPQEDEEVDVDEFERRIRQRYSSQSYLEEGIDEISDVEQQALLPSIKDPKLWMVKCAMGREREAAVCLMQKRIDRGHREMQIRSVISPHYLKNYIYVEADKSAHVIEACKGLRILNTTKVMLVPIKEMTDVLLIEGNPIDTAKDMWVRLRIGIYKGALAKVVNVSDVRRKVMVKLIPRVDLQAIADKLEGRKVSKKAYIPSPRLMKIDEARNLNIPVDYRTGRSTNIQFCVIDGKMFKDGFLYKTVSMRSIDYQNIQPTFSELEKFCETGHGVVGSMSTSPRNRKKSHFMKGDAVIVVKGDLKNLMGWVEKVEEDNVHIRPKVKGLCTTVAVNEKYVCKSFKPGDHVKVVFGAHKGVTGMVIKVNSNVLIILSDATKEDIRVFAEHAVDSSEVTTGVTKVGDYELHDLVMLDNTCFGVIIRLESQTLQILLGDPDRPDVARVKMREIKYKIQRRNTALDQSNNTVSVKDVVKILMGPCKGKQGPVEHIFRGTLFINDRHHMEHSGFICVRAQSCIVMGGSPAKVSLSSRFGSSTDAARIAPSPRRFPSGGPPFDSGGRQKSGQRGHDSFVGSTIKIRIGHYKGCRGRVVSVKGQSVRVELESQMKTVLVNRDEISAIPDVSTSLSEPPQHGIGSETPIHRAQTPTHSYATPTRNEGGTPRHSGTWTPLRDQAWNPEATTTPSGEKWEDGNPGSWGTIPPTQTTPLGRSNKAPSAGSDWGNWGDGDCGSRGTVPPAQPATPFARSNEAPSTGTGWGNWGDGNRGSPGTIPPAQQATPLARSNEAPSTGSSWGTWGDGNPGSRGTIPPAQAPPLSRSNEAPGTGSGWGNWGNGNPGSRGTVPPAQQAPPLSRSNEAPSTSSGLGNWGDGNRGSKGSSPQCGQGTPRAHSNEAPALAQSTGSGWGGKKKLGRWKCFHPCL; encoded by the exons ATGAAAATGTCAAATAAAACCCTAGCTCAGCATCGCCATGACGAAGATGATAGTGAtgaagacgaagacgaagaaggagAGTTTGATGTTGCTGAGTATGAGAGAAGAGGTTTTAGTAAAAGTAGTGCTGGTGGTGATTCCAGTCACAAACTAAGGAGATTAGATTCTCTATATGATAGTAGTGCAGATGAATATGATAGTGaggatgaagacgaagatgaagacgaagagaGAGAGGAAGATGAAATGTATTCCTCCTCTGGTAGAAAGCGGAAGAGACATAGTTCTAATCCTTTTATTGATGATCAAGCTATTGTTGctactgatgatgaagatgatgattatgaaAGAGGAGAAGTTGATCGTG ATTTCATAGAGCCTGATGAAAACATACCGGAAGAACATGAGGCCACAAGGATGCAACATCGTCGTATGTTACCTCAAGAGGATGAAGAAGTAGATGTTGATGAATTTGAGAGAAGAATTCGCCAACGGTATTCCAGTCAATCCTACTTAGAAGAAGGTATTGATGAAATTAGTGACGTTGAGCAGCAAGCTCTTTTGCCATCAATTAAGGATCCAAAGTTGTGGATGGTGAAATGCGCA ATGGGTCGTGAGCGAGAGGCAGCTGTTTGCCTTATGCAGAAACGTATTGATCGAGGTCATCGTGAAATGCAGATAAGATCTGTCATCTCTCCTCATTATCTTAAGAACTATATTTACGTTGAGGCTGATAAGTCAGCCCATGTGATAGAG GCTTGCAAAGGTCTCAGGATCTTAAATACTACAAAAGTAATGCTTGTTCCGATAAAAGAAATGACAGATGTGCTTTTAATAGAAGGCAATCCCATAGATACTGCAAAGGATATGTGGGTGCGACTGAGGATCGGGATATATAAAGGGGCTCTTGCAAAA GTTGTTAATGTGTCTGATGTACGACGAAAGGTTATGGTTAAGCTAATCCCACGGGTTGATTTGCAAGCCATTGCTGATAAACTG GAAGGTAGGAAAGTCTCGAAAAAGGCATATATACCCTCTCCACGCCTCATGAAAATAGATGAAGCAAG GAACCTTAATATACCAGTCGACTATAGAACGGGACGAAGCACTAATATTCAATTCTGTGTAATTGATGGAAAGATGTTTAAAgacggtttcctatataaaactgTATCAATGAGATCAATAGATTATCAAAACATTCAACCAACCTTTAGTGAGCTTGAGAAATTTTGTGAGACTGGGCATGGAGTTGTGGGTAGTATGTCCACTTCACCTAGAAACAGGAAAAAAAGCCACTTTATGAAGGGTGATGCTGTCATTGTTGTTAAAGGAGATCTCAAAAATCTGATGGGATGGGTTGAAAAAGTTGAGGAAGATAACGTCCATATTAGGCCAAAAGTGAAGGGCCTGTGT ACAACAGTTGCTGTGAATGAAAAATATGTTTGCAAATCCTTCAAGCCCGGGGATCATGTGAAGGTTGTCTTTGGTGCTCACAAGGGTGTAACCGGTATGGTTATTAAGGTTAACAGTAATGTACTCATCATTCTATCTGACGCAACTAAAGAAGAC ATCCGTGTCTTTGCTGAACATGCTGTGGACAGCTCTGAAGTAACTACTGGGGTTACCAAAGTTGGGGATTATGAGTTGCATGACCTTGTCATGCTTGA TAACACGTGCTTTGGAGTAATAATACGTTTAGAGAGTCAAACACTCCAGATACTGCTGGGAGATCCAGATAGACCTGATGTTGCACGAGTGAAGATGAGGGAGATCAAATACAAGATTCAGAGGAGGAATACTGCTCTAGATCAATCGAACAATACTGTGTCTGTGAAAGATGTTGTGAAGATTCTAATGGGCCCTTGCAAA GGAAAACAAGGTCCTGTAGAACACATATTTAGAGGAACATTGTTCATAAATGACCGCCATCACATGGAGCATTCTGGTTTTATCTGTGTGAGAGCACAATCTTGTATAGTGATGGGTGGCTCACCTGCCAAG GTTTCCCTGTCCTCGAGATTTGGAAGTTCTACAGATGCAGCTCGCATCGCCCCTTcaccaagaagatttcctagtgGAGGACCTCCATTTGACT CTGGAGGAAGACAGAAGAGTGGACAGCGAGGGCATGATTCTTTTGTTGGTAGTACCATAAAAATTCGTATTGGTCACTATAAGGGATGTCGCGGTCGTGTTGTAAGTGTTAAGGGCCAATCAGTTCGAGTTGAACTGGAATCTCAAATGAAAACTGTACTAG TTAACCGTGACGAGATATCTGCTATCCCAGATGTTTCTACTTCATTAAG TGAACCACCTCAACATGGTATAGGAAGTGAGACACCTATACATCGCGCACAAACTCCGACACACTCATATGCCACTCCTACGAGAAATGAAGGAG GAACACCAAGACATAGTGGTACCTGGACTCCCCTGCGTGATCAAGCTTGGAATCCTGAAGCTACCACAACTCCATCCGG ggaaaaatggGAAGATGGAAATCCTGGCTCGTGGGGAACCATTCCACCAACTCAA ACAACTCCTCTTGGACGTTCAAATAAAGCACCAAGTGCAGGTTCTGATTGGGGCAACTGGGGAGATGGAGATTGTGGCTCGCGGGGAACTGTTCCACCAGCTCAA CCGGCAACTCCTTTCGCACGTTCAAATGAAGCACCAAGCACAGGTACCGGTTGGGGCAACTGGGGAGATGGAAATCGTGGTTCGCCGGGAACCATTCCACCAGCTCAA CAGGCAACTCCTCTTGCACGTTCAAATGAAGCACCAAGCACAGGTTCCAGTTGGGGCACCTGGGGAGATGGAAATCCTGGCTCGCGGGGAACCATTCCACCAGCTCAA GCACCCCCTCTTTCACGTTCAAATGAAGCACCAGGCACAGGTTCCGGTTGGGGCAACTGGGGAAATGGAAATCCTGGCTCGCGGGGAACCGTTCCACCAGCTCAA CAGGCACCTCCTCTTTCACGTTCAAATGAAGCACCAAGCACAAGTTCCGGTTTGGGCAACTGGGGAGATGGGAACCGTGGCTCGAAGGGAAGCAGTCCACAATGCGGC CAGGGAACTCCTCGAGCGCATTCAAATGAAGCACCAGCACTAGCACAGAGCACAGGTTCAGGCTGGGGAGGTAAAAAAAAGTTGGGAAGATGGAAATGTTTCCACCCATGTTTGTGA
- the LOC113279983 gene encoding putative transcription elongation factor SPT5 homolog 1 isoform X18 translates to MKMSNKTLAQHRHDEDDSDEDEDEEGEFDVAEYERRGFSKSSAGGDSSHKLRRLDSLYDSSADEYDSEDEDEDEDEEREEDEMYSSSGRKRKRHSSNPFIDDQAIVATDDEDDDYERGEVDRDFIEPDENIPEEHEATRMQHRRMLPQEDEEVDVDEFERRIRQRYSSQSYLEEGIDEISDVEQQALLPSIKDPKLWMVKCAMGREREAAVCLMQKRIDRGHREMQIRSVISPHYLKNYIYVEADKSAHVIEACKGLRILNTTKVMLVPIKEMTDVLLIEGNPIDTAKDMWVRLRIGIYKGALAKVVNVSDVRRKVMVKLIPRVDLQAIADKLEGRKVSKKAYIPSPRLMKIDEARNLNIPVDYRTGRSTNIQFCVIDGKMFKDGFLYKTVSMRSIDYQNIQPTFSELEKFCETGHGVVGSMSTSPRNRKKSHFMKGDAVIVVKGDLKNLMGWVEKVEEDNVHIRPKVKGLCTTVAVNEKYVCKSFKPGDHVKVVFGAHKGVTGMVIKVNSNVLIILSDATKEDIRVFAEHAVDSSEVTTGVTKVGDYELHDLVMLDNTCFGVIIRLESQTLQILLGDPDRPDVARVKMREIKYKIQRRNTALDQSNNTVSVKDVVKILMGPCKGKQGPVEHIFRGTLFINDRHHMEHSGFICVRAQSCIVMGGSPAKVSLSSRFGSSTDAARIAPSPRRFPSGGPPFDSGGRQKSGQRGHDSFVGSTIKIRIGHYKGCRGRVVSVKGQSVRVELESQMKTVLVNRDEISAIPDVSTSLSEPPQHGIGSETPIHRAQTPTHSYATPTRNEGGTPRHSGTWTPLRDQAWNPEATTTPSGEKWEDGNPGSWGTIPPTQTTPLGRSNKAPSAGSDWGNWGDGDCGSRGTVPPAQPATPFARSNEAPSTGTGWGNWGDGNRGSPGTIPPAQATPLARSNEAPSTGTGWGSWGDGNRGSPGTIPPAQQATPLARSNEAPSTGSSWGTWGDGNPGSRGTIPPAQQAPPLSRSNEAPGTGSGWGNWGNGNPGSRGTVPPAQQAPPLSRSNEAPSTSSGLGNWGDGNRGSKGSSPQCGQGTPRAHSNEAPALAQSTGSGWGGKKKLGRWKCFHPCL, encoded by the exons ATGAAAATGTCAAATAAAACCCTAGCTCAGCATCGCCATGACGAAGATGATAGTGAtgaagacgaagacgaagaaggagAGTTTGATGTTGCTGAGTATGAGAGAAGAGGTTTTAGTAAAAGTAGTGCTGGTGGTGATTCCAGTCACAAACTAAGGAGATTAGATTCTCTATATGATAGTAGTGCAGATGAATATGATAGTGaggatgaagacgaagatgaagacgaagagaGAGAGGAAGATGAAATGTATTCCTCCTCTGGTAGAAAGCGGAAGAGACATAGTTCTAATCCTTTTATTGATGATCAAGCTATTGTTGctactgatgatgaagatgatgattatgaaAGAGGAGAAGTTGATCGTG ATTTCATAGAGCCTGATGAAAACATACCGGAAGAACATGAGGCCACAAGGATGCAACATCGTCGTATGTTACCTCAAGAGGATGAAGAAGTAGATGTTGATGAATTTGAGAGAAGAATTCGCCAACGGTATTCCAGTCAATCCTACTTAGAAGAAGGTATTGATGAAATTAGTGACGTTGAGCAGCAAGCTCTTTTGCCATCAATTAAGGATCCAAAGTTGTGGATGGTGAAATGCGCA ATGGGTCGTGAGCGAGAGGCAGCTGTTTGCCTTATGCAGAAACGTATTGATCGAGGTCATCGTGAAATGCAGATAAGATCTGTCATCTCTCCTCATTATCTTAAGAACTATATTTACGTTGAGGCTGATAAGTCAGCCCATGTGATAGAG GCTTGCAAAGGTCTCAGGATCTTAAATACTACAAAAGTAATGCTTGTTCCGATAAAAGAAATGACAGATGTGCTTTTAATAGAAGGCAATCCCATAGATACTGCAAAGGATATGTGGGTGCGACTGAGGATCGGGATATATAAAGGGGCTCTTGCAAAA GTTGTTAATGTGTCTGATGTACGACGAAAGGTTATGGTTAAGCTAATCCCACGGGTTGATTTGCAAGCCATTGCTGATAAACTG GAAGGTAGGAAAGTCTCGAAAAAGGCATATATACCCTCTCCACGCCTCATGAAAATAGATGAAGCAAG GAACCTTAATATACCAGTCGACTATAGAACGGGACGAAGCACTAATATTCAATTCTGTGTAATTGATGGAAAGATGTTTAAAgacggtttcctatataaaactgTATCAATGAGATCAATAGATTATCAAAACATTCAACCAACCTTTAGTGAGCTTGAGAAATTTTGTGAGACTGGGCATGGAGTTGTGGGTAGTATGTCCACTTCACCTAGAAACAGGAAAAAAAGCCACTTTATGAAGGGTGATGCTGTCATTGTTGTTAAAGGAGATCTCAAAAATCTGATGGGATGGGTTGAAAAAGTTGAGGAAGATAACGTCCATATTAGGCCAAAAGTGAAGGGCCTGTGT ACAACAGTTGCTGTGAATGAAAAATATGTTTGCAAATCCTTCAAGCCCGGGGATCATGTGAAGGTTGTCTTTGGTGCTCACAAGGGTGTAACCGGTATGGTTATTAAGGTTAACAGTAATGTACTCATCATTCTATCTGACGCAACTAAAGAAGAC ATCCGTGTCTTTGCTGAACATGCTGTGGACAGCTCTGAAGTAACTACTGGGGTTACCAAAGTTGGGGATTATGAGTTGCATGACCTTGTCATGCTTGA TAACACGTGCTTTGGAGTAATAATACGTTTAGAGAGTCAAACACTCCAGATACTGCTGGGAGATCCAGATAGACCTGATGTTGCACGAGTGAAGATGAGGGAGATCAAATACAAGATTCAGAGGAGGAATACTGCTCTAGATCAATCGAACAATACTGTGTCTGTGAAAGATGTTGTGAAGATTCTAATGGGCCCTTGCAAA GGAAAACAAGGTCCTGTAGAACACATATTTAGAGGAACATTGTTCATAAATGACCGCCATCACATGGAGCATTCTGGTTTTATCTGTGTGAGAGCACAATCTTGTATAGTGATGGGTGGCTCACCTGCCAAG GTTTCCCTGTCCTCGAGATTTGGAAGTTCTACAGATGCAGCTCGCATCGCCCCTTcaccaagaagatttcctagtgGAGGACCTCCATTTGACT CTGGAGGAAGACAGAAGAGTGGACAGCGAGGGCATGATTCTTTTGTTGGTAGTACCATAAAAATTCGTATTGGTCACTATAAGGGATGTCGCGGTCGTGTTGTAAGTGTTAAGGGCCAATCAGTTCGAGTTGAACTGGAATCTCAAATGAAAACTGTACTAG TTAACCGTGACGAGATATCTGCTATCCCAGATGTTTCTACTTCATTAAG TGAACCACCTCAACATGGTATAGGAAGTGAGACACCTATACATCGCGCACAAACTCCGACACACTCATATGCCACTCCTACGAGAAATGAAGGAG GAACACCAAGACATAGTGGTACCTGGACTCCCCTGCGTGATCAAGCTTGGAATCCTGAAGCTACCACAACTCCATCCGG ggaaaaatggGAAGATGGAAATCCTGGCTCGTGGGGAACCATTCCACCAACTCAA ACAACTCCTCTTGGACGTTCAAATAAAGCACCAAGTGCAGGTTCTGATTGGGGCAACTGGGGAGATGGAGATTGTGGCTCGCGGGGAACTGTTCCACCAGCTCAA CCGGCAACTCCTTTCGCACGTTCAAATGAAGCACCAAGCACAGGTACCGGTTGGGGCAACTGGGGAGATGGAAATCGTGGTTCGCCGGGAACCATTCCACCAGCTCAA GCAACTCCTCTTGCACGTTCAAATGAAGCACCAAGCACAGGTACCGGTTGGGGCAGCTGGGGAGATGGAAATCGTGGCTCGCCGGGAACCATTCCACCAGCTCAA CAGGCAACTCCTCTTGCACGTTCAAATGAAGCACCAAGCACAGGTTCCAGTTGGGGCACCTGGGGAGATGGAAATCCTGGCTCGCGGGGAACCATTCCACCAGCTCAA CAGGCACCCCCTCTTTCACGTTCAAATGAAGCACCAGGCACAGGTTCCGGTTGGGGCAACTGGGGAAATGGAAATCCTGGCTCGCGGGGAACCGTTCCACCAGCTCAA CAGGCACCTCCTCTTTCACGTTCAAATGAAGCACCAAGCACAAGTTCCGGTTTGGGCAACTGGGGAGATGGGAACCGTGGCTCGAAGGGAAGCAGTCCACAATGCGGC CAGGGAACTCCTCGAGCGCATTCAAATGAAGCACCAGCACTAGCACAGAGCACAGGTTCAGGCTGGGGAGGTAAAAAAAAGTTGGGAAGATGGAAATGTTTCCACCCATGTTTGTGA